One segment of Rosa chinensis cultivar Old Blush chromosome 6, RchiOBHm-V2, whole genome shotgun sequence DNA contains the following:
- the LOC112169255 gene encoding pre-mRNA-processing protein 40A, with product MANNPQYSGLQPLRPPMVGPVDAPRSMPPMGFQFRPVVPAPHSQEFIPVASQNFQHVGRGVPPMNVRLPPAIHQPQFPQPVQQLPPRSGPPGHGMLPQAIPLPVGQPIRNFAPELPVPQPNVLPPNNVMSNLSAPRPPLSSSYTFATSSYGQIPRSFNDSNQYQSISQLHAPNVSSEGQVRLSSDSQSAVASVPLQPTGERPSVTTSVAPEASIQPISLGGNPAQWIDHKSADGRRFYYNRRTRLSTWEKPFELMTPLERADASTNWKEFTSPDGKKYFHNKVTKESRWTIPEELKLARQQVEKASVKDIPQEMPVNHHTTVSVSPPVSEAHTSTTTAQVASSPVSVAPVVATSVVQTSTVSRSSVSPVVASPVKENADGVQIPAVTPSSDAFENAEAAVTVNNTAAELMEDPKNLPTQEFVSSSEEVHVQENKEPTNDVTGEKINDIASEEKPIDPEPISYSNKLEAKDAFKALLESTNIGSDWTWDRAMRVIINDKRYGALKTLGERKQAFNEFVAQRKKQEVEERRIKQKKAREDFTKMLEECSELTSSTRWGKLESIFENDERFKAVERERDRRDLFDSYLEELQKKERAKAQEERKLHIVEYRQFLESCDFIKASSQWRKVQDRLEADERCSRLEKIDRLEIFQEYLRDLEKEEEEQRRIQKEELRKAERKNRDEFRKLMDDHIAAGTLSATTHWRDYILKVKDLPAYVAVVSNTSGSTPKDLFEDVIEELEKQYQSDKIRIKDVVKSGKIVLSSTWDLEAFKTAISNDIGSPPISDANLMLVFEELMERVREKEEKEAKRHKRLADDFFHLLSSMKEITPSSKWEDCKSLLEVSSEYSAIGEESSCKEIFDKHIMQLKEQAKEKERKRKEEKERKEKDREERERRRSKQRRERGVGYERDKEDHLMKDGEDTEIIDIMEVNDSKEKRRSGKDDDKKHRKRHQSDEDHQTNGSENDRSKRSHGSSSDHKRSRRASGPESDTESRHRRHKRDHRNGSRRSGDHEELEDGEFGDVGESR from the exons ATGGCCAATAATCCTCAATATTCAGGGTTGCAG CCTCTTCGGCCTCCTATGGTTGGTCCTGTGGATGCTCCTCGAAGTATGCCGCCCATGGGTTTTCAA TTCCGGCCAGTAGTTCCAGCACCTCATTCGCAGGAGTTCATTCCTGTGGCTTCTCAAAATTTTCAGCATGTCGGAAGAGGTGTTCCACCAATGAATGTTAGACTGCCTCCTGCAATTCACCAACCTCAGTTTCCGCAACCAGTGCAGCAGTTACCTCCAAGATCTGGTCCACCAGGCCATGGTATGCTGCCACAGGCAATTCCCTTACCAGTTGGTCAGCCCATCAGGAACTTTGCACCTGAATTGCCTGTACCTCAGCCTAATGTGCTACCTCCAAATAATGTCATGTCTAACTTAAGTGCCCCACGGCCAcctctttcttcatcatatACT TTTGCAACTTCTTCCTATGGTCAAATTCCAAGAAGTTTTAATGACTCGAACCAGTATCAGTCTATATCTCAATTGCATGCACCAAATGTTTCATCCGAGGGACAAGTTAGGTTATCATCTGATAGCCAGTCTGCTGTTGCTTCTGTACCTTTGCAGCCCACTGGTGAACGACCTTCTGTCACCACTTCAGTTGCTCCA GAAGCCAGCATCCAACCTATTTCTCTTGGAGGGAATCCAGCACAGTGGATTGACCATAAATCTGCTGATGGAAGAAG GTTTTATTACAACAGGAGGACACGATTATCTACTTGGGAGAAGCCTTTTGAATTGATGACACCACTGGAG AGGGCAGATGCATCAACTAACTGGAAGGAATTTACCAGTCCTGATGGAAAAAA GTATTTCCACAACAAGGTCACTAAAGAATCAAGATGGACTATACCTGAGGAACTGAAG TTGGCCCGGCAACAAGTGGAAAAGGCATCGGTCAAGGACATTCCTCAGGAGATGCCTGTAAATCATCACACTACAGTATCAGTTTCTCCCCCCGTAAGTGAAGCTCATACATCAACCACTACTGCTCAAGTAGCATCAAGCCCTGTTTCGGTGGCACCTGTTGTTGCCACTAGTGTTGTTCAAACTTCCACAGTTTCAAGATCATCTGTCTCACCTGTTGTGGCTTCTCCTGTAAAAGAAAATGCTGATGGAGTTCAGATACCTGCTGTTACACCATCTTCTGATGCTTTTGAAAATGCTGAAGCTGCTGTCACAGTCAACAATACTGCTGCAGAACTAAT GGAAGATCCAAAGAATTTACCAACTCAGGAATTTGTTAGTTCTTCCGAGGAAGTTCATGTACAGGAGAATAAG GAACCTACAAATGATGTGACAGGAGAGAAAATTAATGACATTGCATCagaagaaaaaccaattgaTCCAGAACCCATAAGTTATTCAAATAAGCTG GAAGCTAAAGATGCATTTAAAGCACTCTTGGAGTCTACCAACATTGGATCTGATTGGACTTGGGATCGG GCCATGAGAGTGATAATTAATGACAAAAGATATGGTGCTTTGAAAACACTTGGAGAGCGGAAGCAAGCTTTTAATGAG TTTGTGGCCCAAAGGAAAAAACAAGAGGTTGAGGAGAGGCGGATCAAGCAGAAAAAAGCACGTGAAGATTTTACAAAGATGTTGGAA GAATGCTCAGAGTTAACATCATCCACAAGATGGGG CAAATTAGAGAGCATATTTGAAAATGATGAACGTTTCAAAGCagttgaaagagagagagaccgcAGGGATTTGTTTGATAGCTATTTGGAGGAACTTCAGAAGAAA GAAAGAGCAAAGGCACAGGAGGAACGTAAGCTCCATATAGTGGAGTACAGACAATTCTTGGAATCTTGCGACTTCATCAAG GCAAGCAGCCAGTGGCGAAAAGTTCAAGATCGCTTAGAGGCTGACGAACGGTGCTCACGTCTTGAAAAAATTGATCGTTTGGAGATTTTCCAG GAATATCTACGCGATCTagagaaggaagaggaagagcagaGGAGGATACAGAAG GAAGAATTGAGGAAGGCAGAACGTAAAAACCGTGATGAGTTCCGCAAATTGATGGATGATCATATTGCTGCAGGCACTCTTTCAGCTACAACTCACTGGCGAGATTACATCCTGAAG gTTAAAGATCTACCTGCATATGTAGCAGTGGTATCAAACACCTCTGGTTCAACTCCAAAAGATTTATTTGAAGATGTTATTGAAGAGCTAGAGAAGCAA TATCAAAGTGACAAAATTCGAATAAAAGACGTGGTGAAGTCGGGAAAG ATTGTGCTTTCATCAACCTGGGACCTTGAAGCCTTCAAAACTGCTATATCGAATGATATTGGCTCTCCACCCATATCAGATGCAAACTTAATG CTAGTATTTGAGGAGCTAATGGAACGCGTGAGGGAAAAGGAGGAGAAAGAAGCTAAAAGGCATAAACGTCTTGCAGATGATTTCTTTCATCTCTTATCTTCTATGAAG GAGATAACTCCATCTTCTAAATGGGAGGACTGTAAATCACTTCTTGAAGTTAGTTCAGAGTACAG TGCTATTGGTGAAGAGAGCTCATGCAAGGAGATATTCGATAAACACATAATGCAATTGAAAGAACaagcaaaagagaaagagagaaaacgaAAGGAAGAGAAG GAGAGGAAGGAAAAGGAcagggaagaaagagagaggagaaggTCGAAGCAGAGAAGGGAAAGAGGGGTAGGATATGAAAGAGATAAAGAGGATCACCTTATGAAAGACGGAGAAGACACTGAAATTATTGACATAATGGAGGTTAATGATTCCAAAGAGAAAAGGAGATCAGGAAAAGACGATGATAAGAAACATAGGAAGAGGCATCAAAGTGATGAAGACCATCAAACAAATGGAAGTGAGAATGATCGGTCTAAAAGGTCTCATGGATCTAGCAGCGACCACAAGAGATCAAGACGG GCATCTGGTCCTGAATCAGATACTGAAAGCAGGCACAGAAGACATAAGAGAGATCACCGCAATGGTTCTCGGAGAAGTGGTGATCATGAGGAGCTAGAAGATGGGGAATTTGGTGATGTTGGGGAAAGTCGGTAG
- the LOC112173024 gene encoding phytosulfokines, whose amino-acid sequence MSSCKLTNLCIVAALLLFLSLTSTAREMPSSPDVSTMKVQPEGLKDAQVEKVMAEESCEGVGEEECLMRRTLAAHIDYIYTQKNNP is encoded by the exons ATGTCGTCTTGCAAGCTCACCAACCTCTGCATCGTCGCcgccctcctcctcttcctctcattAACCTCCACAGCTCGGGAGATGCCTTCTTCTCCAGATGTTAGTACAATGAAAGTCCAACCTGAG GGGTTGAAGGATGCTCAAGTCGAAAAAGTGATGGCGGAAGAGAGCTGCGagggagttggagaagaagagtgTCTGATGAGAAGAACTCTTGCTGCTCACATTGATTATATCTATACACAGAAGAACAACCCTTGA